In the genome of Amphiura filiformis chromosome 4, Afil_fr2py, whole genome shotgun sequence, one region contains:
- the LOC140151499 gene encoding uncharacterized protein, with amino-acid sequence MTTVIQTTNTQPGGYPPPQQQGYPPPPQQQGYPTQQQGYPTQQQQQGYPSGYPQGGYQPQQTTYIQAPPTTIATGGISNRNDRYNKKAALVTGIMQICAGGILVVLGIIVLVLGSWYRMAWNIWGSVCFYVVTGILGVVSKNQNRCVIIAYMVMSIISAVCAGSQMIYDAAAAGNARHLGWAYCGGYHHTDWYNYYDVSCGRQKAIMAMHALSALTGLAEMILAIVASAYCCSGCCRSSTPATQTTVVTYAQPAPPGPQVTMVSGAAYPPPTTYHQAPPVNVQPPAYTQQQAQPMNPQQPGVYEEPVKS; translated from the exons ATGACTACTGTGATTCAAACAACCAATACACAACCAGGGGGGTACCCACCTCCACAACAACAAGGGtacccaccaccaccacaacaacaAGGTTATCCAACCCAACAACAAGGATATCCAACCCAACAACAGCAACAAGGATATCCATCTGGCTATCCGCAAGGAGGATATCAACCCCAACAAACAACTTACATACAAGCTCCACCCACGACGATTGCAACTGGGGGAATTTCTAATCGTAATGACAG GTATAACAAAAAGGCTGCTCTTGTGACAGGAATCATGCAGATTTGTGCCGGTGGAATTCTGGTTGTGTTGGGAATTATTGTTCTCGTTCTTGGATCTTGGTACAGGATGGCCTGGAACATTTGGGGAAGCGTCTGT TTCTACGTTGTAACAGGTATTCTTGGTGTTGTATCGAAGAACCAAAACAGATGTGTG ATTATTGCCTACATGGTTATGTCCATCATATCTGCAGTGTGTGCCGGATCACAGATGATATATGATGCTGCTGCAGCTGGTAACGCACGCCATCTCGGCTGGGCTTACTGTGGAGGTTATCATCATACTGATTGGTATAACTACTATGATGTTTCTTGCGGTCGC CAAAAAGCGATCATGGCGATGCACGCCTTATCTGCTCTGACGGGATTGGCTGAAATGATCTTGGCTATCGTTGCATCAGCCTACTGCTGCTCTGGCTGTTGTCGTAGCTCTACCCCTGCCACGCAGACCACTGTA GTAACTTATGCACAACCTGCTCCACCTGGTCCTCAAGTGACAATGGTTTCTGGTGCGGCTTATCCTCCTCCAACAACCTATCACCAGGCTCCTCCTGTTAATGTGCAGCCACCAG CCTACACACAACAGCAAGCACAACCGATGAACCCACAACAACCGGGAGTGTACGAAGAACCAGTGAAATCATAG